The Photobacterium sp. TY1-4 DNA window GAATATCTTTGCCCGGCAGCGTTTTATTGCTGGCCAGCGTCAGATCAATATCAATACGGTTGTAGTCAGCCCCGATCAGAAGCTGGTTCGCGCCAGTATCCCAGACCAACTCGGACTGTAGCGTGGTCGTGGTGCGCGGATCATAGCCAAAGTTATTGACGGTCTGTGCAACTGTATCCCCGGTCACAGCGGTACTCGCTTGCCGGGTTCCTTTTTGCTCCAGATCTATCTTGTTCCAGGAAACACGGTTATTCCATGTCAACGCATGGTTCAACGCAATTTCATAGTCGGCCGCCAGGCGAAGGCTGTCCGATTTCTGATAGTCATTCGTGCCGCCAAAGAAGGTATCCACCGGTACGTCAACCAGCTTGCCATCTTTCGATGGCACGCCCCGGTACGGGACCAGTTCTTGGTAGGCATACTCCACATCCAGATCTAACGTGTGCCCCTGCATGGGTGTCATTCTCAAGGTCGGCGCAATAAAATAATCATGTGAATCCACATGATCGACATAGGAATCACCTTCGCGGTACTCTAGGTTCACGCGCCCATTCACACTGTCTGACAATGATGTTGAGCTATCAACCTGACCCACAAACTGGTTGTTGCTGCCAACACCTGCATTGAAGCGTGTGAACTTTTCCCCGTTGGCACGTTTTGTCACCAGGTTAATCAAGCCGCCGGCAGAGCCGCGTCCATACAAGGCCCCTGCCGCTCCCTTGACCACTTCAATTCGTTCAATATTTGCCAGGCTACGGTAGGATTGCAAATTCCCGTCATCCCGCAGTCCGTCACGGTAAACATCATTGAGCGCATCAAAACCGCGGATTACGAACTGATCCCGGCTCCCCTCACCCAGCGTATTATTCACCCCAGCAACACCATCCAGGGCATCAACCAAGCGCACCGCGCCCCGGTCTTTGATTTCTGTTCCGGTCACCACGGAAACGGATTGAGGCACATCCAGCCATTCCAGATCCGTTTTCATCCCCGACGTTGGCATATGCTCAGCATAGCCTTCATAACTCTGACCATAGACAGTCAGCGTTTCTGTACTCTGGGCATCACTTTGAGCCAAGGCTGGGGCCACAACGAGTGAAATCGCCAGAGCCAGCGGGTGTCGGATAAACATTGTTTTCATTACAAATTCCATTTATAGCATTTAACAAAACCATCAACAATGCGAATGAAAACAAATGTCATTAATGTTTGCAATCATTTTGATTCACTTTTGTAATCAATTACATCCCTCACGCTGCTCAGCACTTAGCAATCTGAAGTTCATCCAGCCGGGTGGTCCAGCGATTGGACCGGAAGGCTTGGCGCATGTGCCAGTTGGTGGCGCTGATCACCGAGGCCGGTTTCACACCGTTTTTATAACGGGCATTGAGCTGATCCGTCACCGCCATCAGTTTGCGCCGCTTCATTTCATCCAGGGTACTGGCGTCAAACATGTCCAGCTGGACGTAGTGGTGCTGCACATCAGACAGATCGTCGAGGATCACCCCGATCTTCTGGTATTCGTAGCCGGGACGATAAATCCCATGCAGTTGCTCAATTGCTGAGTTTAAAAACTGATAGGTATCCTGGCTGGGACAGGCCAAAACCCGCGCGGTGCTCTTATTATATTGCGGTAAGTCTTTATAGCGGTTGGTGCGTAAAAACAGGCTGACCACCCCGGCCTGACTGCCTTGCTGACGCAGCTTCTCCCCGGCGCGCTGGCAGTGAAACGCCAATGCGGCCTTCAGCTCATCCAGTTGGCTGATCCCGACGCCAAAACTGCGGCTGGACAGGATTTGCTTACGCTTTTCATCTATATCCCCCGGTGCAATGCAGGCCGCACCCTGTAATTCGAGGACGGTTCGGGCCAGACCCACGTTCCACAACCGGCGCATATCCGCCGATTTTTGATCAGCCAGCTGCAGTGCTGTGGTGATCCCTGAGGTTCGCAGCCGGGTTGCCGTTTTTGCCCCAATGCCCCAGATGTCCTGTACATCAGTTCGCTGCAACAACCAGCGCCGCTGATGTTCGGTTTTGATTTCAGCCACACCATGCAACCGCTGCTCGTAAGTTTTCGCCGCCTGATTTCCCAGTTTGGCCAGCGTGGGCGTGGCGCCGATACCGACCCGTACCGCCAGGCCGAGATGGCGATAAATCGTGTCCCGGATCTGTTGGCCGTACGCCGTTAAATCTTCCTGGTTCATCCCGTCCAGGCGGACAAACGCTTCGTCGATTGAATACTGCTCCACCTGCGGCGAAAACCGGGACAGCTCTTCGATAAAGCGTCGGCTCATATCTGCGTACAGCACATAGTTCGAACTGCGAACCTGTACGCCCAGCTTACGAGCCTCCCGCTCGATTTTGAACCAGGGGGCCCCCCGCTGGATCCCCAAGCCTTTGGCCTGCTCGGAAATCGCCACACAGCAGCCGTCGTTATTCGACAGCACCACCACCGGCTTGCCCGCCAGTGTCGGATCAAACACCTGCTCACAACTGGTGTAAAAACTTTTGGCATCCACCAAGGCCCAGATTTGATCCCGGTAGCCCGCAAACACAGCACTCATCATGCATCAATCCAGCAAGTTATGAATATTTCGGGTCACCACGCCGAAGATTTCAGCATCTTCCGGCAAGGGAAACGGCTGGTAGCGGTGGTTTTCCGCCTTCAGCCACCACTGTTCTTGATGCCGAACCAATCGCTTACAGGTGAACTCGTCATACACCCGAACAATGACAATCCGATTGGGCACAATCGCTTCGGCGCGATCGACCACCAGCAGATCCCCGTCATAGATCCCCGCGCCTGTCATGGAATCCCCGCAAGCTCGGAGAAAAAACGTCGCGTTCGGGTGACGGATCAAGTAGTCATCCAGATCGAGCTCTTCCTGATGACCATCGGCCGGAGACGGAAAGCCGCAAGGAATTGACTCAATGAAAACAGGAAACACCGCCATACTTCACTCGCTCTATGGTTACACTATACTGTATATATATACAGTTTATTCGAGAGAAGCTATAATCGTCACCCTCAAACAACAAATTTAGTTTCAGGTGATGCTTCTCTCAGCAGTTTGAAAGCGAATAGGCTGATTTGCTGAGTGATTCGCTAGGAATAAACCAAACAGGAATTGTCTTTACACTGATGATTTTCACGATTATTATTTTTTCATGATTCATGAAATTGGACCTATCATGAAAAAAGAGCTCATCTGGCAGCATCGGCTCCCCCATACGCTGCCCCAGGACTGGCAGGTCGAAATAGAACCACAGTCCCGGGCATCGTATGACGCCCGGCTCAGCCTGACCCTGCATACCAAAACGCACAACTTTGCCGTTGTGTATAAACAGATCCACCGAAAAGAGAATCTGGCGCAGTTTCTCAAACAGACGGCTGAGACCGACAACCCCTTATTGATCTGCAACTGCCTCAGTGACTTTCTGCACCAATACTGCCGGGAGCACTACATCAACTATATTGATGAAGCCGGGAATGTGTCCATCGTCGATGATGCTGTGTATATCCTGATTCAGGGACGTGTGCCGGACACCCAACGCCCGCAGGTAAACACCATGAGTATCGGTGTCGCCAAATGCCTGTTTGCTTTGTTTGCAGAAGAAGAATTGCTGCAAAAAACGTACAGTGACATTGCTGCCAAGGCGGGGATTTCATTAGGAATGGTCAACAAAGCCATTCACTACCTGATCGATAACCATCATATTCCGGCGGAGAAACAGCATCGCCGCTTGCTGGATCCAAAAACATTACAGTATCAGTGGCTGCAGGCCTACCGTCAGACCCTCAAGCCAAAACTCAAAGCGATGACGGTCAATACACCGCTCAGTTGGTCATCCATCGCCCTGGAAGAAGGTGAGCTTTGGAGTGGTGAAATTGCCGCCTACCAACTCACGCAATACCTGACGCCGGAGCAGTGGTTACTGTTCACACGAGCCCCGTTTCAGCAAAAATTCAGGCAATACCAGGCCAGACCGGCGCAAGACGGAAAACTGACCATCGCCGCCCCGTTCTGGGGAGAAAACCTCACGCTCAATCAAACGGCTCAAGCCCTGTTATGTACGGCTGAGCTCCTGACAAGCCCGGACAGCCGAAACCGCGAAGTCGCCGAGATCCTCAATGAACAATATCTACATCTTAACCAACTCCCTTAACCCGGCGTTTGAAACCGCCCTGATCAAAGTGATCAGGGCCATTGAGCAAACCGGTAAACCCTATTTCATCGCCGGAGCCACCGCGCGCGACATCGTGCTTCACGGCGTTTTCGGCCATCCGCCGATCCGGGCAACCCGCGACATCGATACTGC harbors:
- a CDS encoding TonB-dependent receptor; the encoded protein is MKTMFIRHPLALAISLVVAPALAQSDAQSTETLTVYGQSYEGYAEHMPTSGMKTDLEWLDVPQSVSVVTGTEIKDRGAVRLVDALDGVAGVNNTLGEGSRDQFVIRGFDALNDVYRDGLRDDGNLQSYRSLANIERIEVVKGAAGALYGRGSAGGLINLVTKRANGEKFTRFNAGVGSNNQFVGQVDSSTSLSDSVNGRVNLEYREGDSYVDHVDSHDYFIAPTLRMTPMQGHTLDLDVEYAYQELVPYRGVPSKDGKLVDVPVDTFFGGTNDYQKSDSLRLAADYEIALNHALTWNNRVSWNKIDLEQKGTRQASTAVTGDTVAQTVNNFGYDPRTTTTLQSELVWDTGANQLLIGADYNRIDIDLTLASNKTLPGKDIHNPTAGPTQDPGFKPFRDNVTETTGLYIQDVYTLGDLSLIGNVRYDMMDLEQQKFGQEKESLSDEKISYRAGAVYRLTSDVSTYATWARSWQLPYAGIYINPKLAEFFHTDLQELGLKAYLLDDSLMLNAALFRIDQEQPQTNTDGDVIDKTEARHQGVELEIRGQLTEQWNVSAGYSYLDAEDKETGKKPNDVSDHLFSLWTAYQLDDHWRFGGGVKYVGDRFAGNDEAVALGDYTTVDLMAEYSIGRHQVQLNAYNILDEKYILGATNGTSGLNQIGYGAPAEFMLRYGYQF
- a CDS encoding Y-family DNA polymerase, with protein sequence MSAVFAGYRDQIWALVDAKSFYTSCEQVFDPTLAGKPVVVLSNNDGCCVAISEQAKGLGIQRGAPWFKIEREARKLGVQVRSSNYVLYADMSRRFIEELSRFSPQVEQYSIDEAFVRLDGMNQEDLTAYGQQIRDTIYRHLGLAVRVGIGATPTLAKLGNQAAKTYEQRLHGVAEIKTEHQRRWLLQRTDVQDIWGIGAKTATRLRTSGITTALQLADQKSADMRRLWNVGLARTVLELQGAACIAPGDIDEKRKQILSSRSFGVGISQLDELKAALAFHCQRAGEKLRQQGSQAGVVSLFLRTNRYKDLPQYNKSTARVLACPSQDTYQFLNSAIEQLHGIYRPGYEYQKIGVILDDLSDVQHHYVQLDMFDASTLDEMKRRKLMAVTDQLNARYKNGVKPASVISATNWHMRQAFRSNRWTTRLDELQIAKC
- a CDS encoding LexA family protein, with product MAVFPVFIESIPCGFPSPADGHQEELDLDDYLIRHPNATFFLRACGDSMTGAGIYDGDLLVVDRAEAIVPNRIVIVRVYDEFTCKRLVRHQEQWWLKAENHRYQPFPLPEDAEIFGVVTRNIHNLLD
- a CDS encoding type IV toxin-antitoxin system AbiEi family antitoxin codes for the protein MKKELIWQHRLPHTLPQDWQVEIEPQSRASYDARLSLTLHTKTHNFAVVYKQIHRKENLAQFLKQTAETDNPLLICNCLSDFLHQYCREHYINYIDEAGNVSIVDDAVYILIQGRVPDTQRPQVNTMSIGVAKCLFALFAEEELLQKTYSDIAAKAGISLGMVNKAIHYLIDNHHIPAEKQHRRLLDPKTLQYQWLQAYRQTLKPKLKAMTVNTPLSWSSIALEEGELWSGEIAAYQLTQYLTPEQWLLFTRAPFQQKFRQYQARPAQDGKLTIAAPFWGENLTLNQTAQALLCTAELLTSPDSRNREVAEILNEQYLHLNQLP